Proteins from a genomic interval of Planctomycetaceae bacterium:
- a CDS encoding DUF1559 domain-containing protein codes for MKKTRLSKAGFTLIELLVVIAIIAILIALLLPAVQQAREAARRTQCKNNLKQMGLAIHNYHDTHNKFPQLTFGTESTGAAGNWGSEWRGNSVHTMLLPFIEQANIYNQYDLNRFWDANQGGNINRDLGKTKIPAFLCPSDPGIITNGDGGNNYGVSTGPNLGWEANLARAVGFVHRRYSMAMRDIKDGTSNTIAFAEIVKGDGDNGVFTLKKGDYVRNQSVAALNPVKPTVAQMETYGNTCLGGTGDHRSTSGWSWSSPMMDDTGVNTIVPPNWKYPNCHECSGCGEGDARGVWASRSYHTGGTQVCLADGSVRFISENIDFNLFQGLGSSNGGETLGEF; via the coding sequence ATGAAGAAAACACGTTTGTCGAAGGCTGGGTTCACGCTCATCGAGCTGCTGGTCGTCATTGCTATCATCGCGATTCTGATCGCACTTCTTCTTCCTGCTGTTCAGCAGGCACGCGAAGCAGCACGAAGAACTCAGTGCAAAAACAATCTCAAACAAATGGGATTGGCCATTCACAACTATCATGACACGCACAACAAGTTCCCACAGCTGACCTTTGGTACCGAATCTACCGGTGCCGCAGGAAACTGGGGTTCTGAATGGCGTGGGAACAGCGTTCACACGATGTTGCTGCCATTCATTGAGCAGGCAAACATCTACAACCAGTACGATCTGAATCGTTTCTGGGACGCGAATCAGGGCGGAAATATCAATCGCGACCTTGGCAAGACCAAGATCCCCGCCTTCCTTTGCCCTTCTGACCCAGGCATTATTACCAACGGCGACGGTGGCAATAACTACGGCGTCAGCACAGGTCCGAATCTGGGTTGGGAAGCAAATCTGGCCCGAGCTGTGGGATTTGTTCATCGCCGCTATTCAATGGCGATGCGAGACATCAAAGACGGTACATCAAACACCATCGCATTCGCAGAAATCGTGAAGGGTGATGGCGACAACGGTGTATTCACCCTGAAGAAGGGTGATTACGTCCGAAATCAATCTGTGGCCGCGTTGAATCCTGTCAAGCCAACGGTTGCCCAAATGGAAACCTACGGAAACACCTGCCTTGGTGGAACCGGTGACCATCGAAGCACTTCGGGCTGGTCATGGTCTTCACCCATGATGGATGACACCGGTGTCAACACCATCGTCCCACCAAACTGGAAGTATCCAAACTGCCATGAGTGCAGCGGATGCGGCGAAGGTGATGCACGGGGCGTTTGGGCGTCTCGAAGCTACCACACCGGCGGAACTCAGGTGTGCCTGGCAGATGGATCCGTTCGATTCATCTCCGAAAACATCGACTTCAACCTGTTCCAGGGTCTGGGTAGCTCAAACGGTGGAGAAACTTTGGGCGAATTCTGA